Proteins encoded by one window of Aeromicrobium yanjiei:
- a CDS encoding DUF4913 domain-containing protein has protein sequence MTTGTGWEDTDEADPGADVDEQRPRLYYGSLPEFVREFFVPMFPRDVKHTPGITWCPRWWEHPEAIYRLESLWRSWEHLRTDPALGSSTWLRDHLDHHLPILLADSGPFKGCSIDNGHSTNRHYVFPIEEPPEGLYVDENN, from the coding sequence ATGACCACGGGCACCGGTTGGGAAGACACCGACGAGGCTGATCCCGGCGCCGATGTCGACGAGCAGCGGCCGCGGCTCTACTACGGCAGCCTGCCTGAGTTCGTACGTGAGTTCTTCGTCCCGATGTTCCCCCGCGACGTCAAGCACACCCCCGGCATCACATGGTGCCCCCGTTGGTGGGAGCACCCCGAAGCCATCTACCGCCTCGAGAGCCTGTGGCGATCCTGGGAGCATCTGCGCACCGATCCCGCCCTCGGCAGTTCCACCTGGTTGCGCGACCACCTCGACCACCACTTGCCGATCCTGCTGGCCGACTCCGGCCCATTCAAAGGGTGCTCAATCGACAACGGCCACTCCACCAACCGCCACTACGTCTTCCCGATCGAGGAACCCCCCGAAGGCCTCTACGTCGACGAGAACAACTAG